The following are from one region of the Aspergillus chevalieri M1 DNA, chromosome 1, nearly complete sequence genome:
- the TIF51_1 gene encoding Eukaryotic translation initiation factor eIF-5A (COG:J;~EggNog:ENOG410PMXH;~InterPro:IPR020189,IPR019769,IPR008991,IPR001884, IPR012340,IPR014722;~PFAM:PF01287;~go_function: GO:0003723 - RNA binding [Evidence IEA];~go_function: GO:0003746 - translation elongation factor activity [Evidence IEA];~go_function: GO:0043022 - ribosome binding [Evidence IEA];~go_process: GO:0045901 - positive regulation of translational elongation [Evidence IEA];~go_process: GO:0045905 - positive regulation of translational termination [Evidence IEA]), which yields MADEHETFESADAGASTTFPMQCSALRKNGHVVIKNRPCKIVEMSTSKTGKHGHAKVHLVALDIFTGKKLEDLSPSTHNMDVPKVNRKEYQLLDITDDGFLSLMRDDGDTKDDVKLPEGELGERIQKMFREEEKDLNVTILTSMGEECCMDVKEAPK from the exons ATGGCTGACGAG CACGAGACCTTCGAGTCCGCCGACGCTGGCGCGTCGACCACCTTCCCCATGCAGTGCTCTGCTCTGCGTAAGAACGGTCACGTTGTTATCAAGAACCGTCCCTGCAAGATTGTCGAGATGTCCACCTCCAAGACTGGCAAGCACGGTCACGCCAAGGTCCACTTGGTCGCCCTCGACATATTCACTGGCAAGAAGCTCGAAGATCTGTCCCCCTCCACCCACAACATGGACGTCCCCAAGGTCAACCGTAAGGAATACCAGCTT CTCGACATCACCGACGATGGTTTCCTCTCTCTCATGAGGGATGACGGTGACACCAAGGATGATGTCAAGCTCCCTGAAGGTGAGCTTGGTGAGAGAATCCAGAAGATGTTCcgtgaggaggagaaggaccTCA ACGTCACCATCTTGACCTCCATGGGCGAGGAGTGCTGCATGGACGTCAAGGAGGCCCCTAAATAA
- the RRN7 gene encoding TFIIB-type zinc finger domain-containing protein (COG:K;~EggNog:ENOG410PI9J;~InterPro:IPR033599,IPR021752;~PFAM:PF11781;~go_component: GO:0070860 - RNA polymerase I core factor complex [Evidence IEA];~go_function: GO:0001164 - RNA polymerase I core promoter sequence-specific DNA binding [Evidence IEA];~go_process: GO:0001188 - RNA polymerase I preinitiation complex assembly [Evidence IEA];~go_process: GO:0006360 - transcription by RNA polymerase I [Evidence IEA]), translating into MEYTITRGVCGQEGCRERRYYLDNGLWFCRRGHQQEGRQVEEDPEDYGVQGRTHRVKKDVVEKSQKTYRGQRAYSLFLQIYQLILWKQSHALVHDRGFPAQFENVIRDLWALRLEGFSSKINTNMSETETEEPEVFSSQAADTDDESDKAFKPSGKRVQWPRLVDSIALCYMGALLMRLPIGIADFHRMVMQGDVPYLRIIKTIPREMRDKLSPEYLSLFETTRLPKAEHFHKAALELILFYHRRSGVHFPPLNAPLLLFRFIKRLTLPIDIYPAVTQLQKLVGFTFTYPPTIAGKRRSLHLPEVQMMTLIVISTKLLFPFDDVKRYPESARDPSTQAIDWQLWAQVQRHFDNREKSSGRIGKGNEVLVNEKDVFSMTPNQLDEYLDWYEKSWLDSSKGANSLADLFPLGPTGAESQPTAPPSEADDEASLDSMLETVTRQLKTMKVVADPESEVPRPGSFYPRYRLDTDLPETVRPFYETAAKVVGIPLSTLVKTVFQTEVRMGHWQEDRRRMEYYGEVMDMEFPGDADVDDIEEAGEIDE; encoded by the exons ATGGAATACACTATCACCCGAGGGGTCTGTGGGCAGGAAGGGTGCCGTGAGAGACGGTATTATCTCGACAACGGGCTCTGGTTCTGCCGGCGGGGTCACCAGCAAGAG GGCCGACAAGTCGAAGAAGATCCGGAAGATTATGGAGTACAGGGCAGGACGCACCGCGTGAAGAAAGATGTGGTTGAGAAGAGCCAGAAGA CATATCGGGGCCAGAGGGCATACAGTCTCTTCTTGCAAATATACCAGTTGATCCTGTGGAAGCAGTCTCATGCCTTGGTTCATGACCGGGGTTTCCCTGCTCAGTTCGAG AATGTCATTCGTGATCTATGGGCTCTCCGTTTGGAAGGCTTCTCTAGCAAAATCAACACTAACATGTCTGAGACAGAGACCGAAGAACCGGAAGTCTTCAGCTCTCAGGCCGCCGACACTGACGATGAATCTGACAAGGCTTTCAAGCCCAGTGGAAAGCGCGTTCAATGGCCTCGATTGGTCGACTCGATTGCTCTCTGTTACATGGGTGCGCTGCTGATGAGGCTGCCTATTGGTATAGCCGACTTCCATAG GATGGTGATGCAGGGAGACGTCCCATATCTTAGGATAATCAAAACCATTCCCCGTGAAATGCGAGACAAGCTTTCCCCGGAGTATCTTTCGCTTTTTGAAACTACG AGATTACCAAAAGCAGAGCATTTTCACAAGGCGGCGTTGGAATTGATTCTCTTCTATCACCGTAGATCCGGCGTGCACTTCCCTCCTTTGAACGCTCCCCTCCTGCTCTTTCGATTCATCAAAAGACTTACACTCCCAA TTGACATATATCCCGCTGTAACGCAACTACAGAAACTCGTTGGGTTCACATTCACCTACCCACCAACCATCGCCGGTAAAAGACGGTCTCTTCATCTACCCGAAGTCCAAATGATGACCCTTATTGTCATCAGCACGAAGCTTCTTTTCCCATTCGACGACGTGAAACGATACCCAGAATCAGCTAGAGATCCTAGCACTCAGGCGATTGACTGGCAGCTTTGGGCGCAGGTTCAAAGACATTTTGATAATCGGGAGAAGTCTAGCGGCAGAATTGGGAAGGGCAATGAGGTGTTGGTTAACGAGAAAGACGTGTTCAGCATGACACCGAATCAGTTGGATGAGTACCTGGATTGGTACGAGAAAAGTTGGCTGGATAGCAGCAAAG GAGCCAATTCGCTAGCAGATCTGTTTCCACTCGGTCCAACAGGCGCGGAGAGTCAGCCTACCGCACCGCCATCAGAAGCAGACGATGAAGCGTCATTGGACTCGATGTTAGAAACAGTGACACGGCAGTTGAAGACCATGAAGGTTGTTGCAGACCCGGAGAGCGAAGTCCCGCGCCCGGGTTCATTTTACCCCCGTTATCGACTGGACACCGACCTCCCCGAGACGGTGAGGCCTTTCTACGAAACGGCTGCAAAGGTGGTCGGAATTCCTCTGTCTACCCTCGTCAAGACTGTATTCCAGACGGAAGTTAGGATGGGCCACTGGCAGGAAGACCGGAGACGTATGGAATATTATGGGGAAGTAATGGACATGGAATTTCCGGGGGATGCAGATGTAGACGACATAGAAGAAGCAGGAGAGATCGATGAATAG
- a CDS encoding TBC domain-containing protein (BUSCO:EOG092642UD;~COG:T;~EggNog:ENOG410PI6X;~InterPro:IPR035969,IPR000195;~PFAM:PF00566;~TransMembrane:1 (o379-396i)), which produces MDPSTATYENDNGSKEAIIHDESKHLMDARDEEPEILQKELDESHLAEKADAIRRACDLGDLDALVSYARSDGGFLRDDLRQLAWPILLRCHQGRRDDNKDWNELQRHADEDQVQLDVHRSFVYYPSGTDEELSKKKDELSNVITKVLRNYPYLCYFQGYHDIVQVLLLVLGEKQAAPAVTQVSLFRIRDYMLPSLNPSLKHLQIIPAIIERADPGLRQHLSDVRPFFALPATLTLYAHDIQEYSDIARLFDFLLAHEPVVPIYLFAAIILSRKKELLEIPVDEPEMLHFTLSKLPYPLNLDGLIQSAVKLFNDYPPESLPFGAWKQIPACSVLKSSRHPFREQKAEDAIKLFDQQTRQLRNDELRKKALGLLWAHRKAIGSVAVAVFVGAVSIWIRKKGLDAPIWSYIGNFKAAFQDRFF; this is translated from the exons ATGGATCCATCCACAGCGACCTATGAGAACGACAACGGTTCAAAAGAGGCCATCATCCATGACGAATCAAAGCACCTTATGGACGCGCGGGATGAGGAACCTGAGATACTACAAAAGGAGCTTGACGAAAGTCATCTGGCTGAGAAGGCGGATGCCATCCGGCGAGCATGCGACTTGGGAGACCTGGACGCATTGGTTTCATATGCGAGATCAGATGGTGGTTTCCTCCGGGATGACCTGCGCCAGTTAGCAT GGCCAATTCTCTTACGGTGCCACCAAGGCAGACGAGATGATAATAAGGATTGGAACGAGTTGCAACGACATGCAGATGAAGACCAGGTCCAACTGGACGTACACCGGTCATTTGTCTACTACCCTAGTG GCACCGATGAAGAATTgtccaaaaaaaaagacgaaCTGTCAAATGTGATCACGAAAGTGTTGCGGAACTATCCCTATCTTTGCTATTTCCAGGGATACCATGACATTGTACAAGTTTTGCTTCTGGTACTGGGAGAAAAGCAAGCAGCACCAGCGGTCACCCAAGTCTCTCTCTTCCGGATACGAGATTACATGCTTCCATCGCTCAACCCATCCTTGAAACACCTGCAGATTATTCCAGCAATTATTGAACGAGCGGACCCAGGCTTGCGACAGCATCTTTCGGACGTCAGACCATTCTTCGCTCTCCCGGCTACACTTACATTATATGCGCACGATATCCAAGAGTACAGCGATATCGCCCGTCTCTTCGACTTCCTCCTCGCACATGAACCTGTCGTCCCGATCTACCTCTTTGCAGCGATCATCCTCTCCCGCAAAAAGGAACTGTTAGAGATCCCGGTTGACGAGCCGGAGATGCTGCATTTCACTCTTTCCAAACTCCCATATCCCTTAAACCTTGACGGCCTCATCCAAAGTGCCGTGAAGCTTTTCAACGACTATCCACCCGAATCATTGCCTTTCGGGGCCTGGAAGCAAATTCCGGCGTGCAGTGTGTTGAAGAGCTCTCGGCATCCTTTCCGGGAGCAGAAAGCGGAAGATGCGATAAAGCTATTTGACCAACAAACACGCCAGCTCCGAAACGACGAACTGAGGAAGAAAGCACTTGGGCTCTTGTGGGCACACAGAAAGGCCATTGGCTCCGTTGCCGTCGCCGTCTTCGTTGGTGCCGTGTCTATCTGGATACGGAAGAAGGGATTGGACGCACCCATCTGGTCGTACATCGGCAACTTCAAGGCAGCTTTTCAGGATCGCTTCTTCTAA
- the thtA gene encoding protein thtA (COG:S;~EggNog:ENOG410PK0C;~InterPro:IPR018846,IPR004871,IPR015943,IPR031297;~PFAM:PF10433,PF03178;~go_component: GO:0005634 - nucleus [Evidence IEA];~go_function: GO:0003676 - nucleic acid binding [Evidence IEA];~go_function: GO:0005515 - protein binding [Evidence IEA];~go_process: GO:0006281 - DNA repair [Evidence IEA]) → MASHQDTDIFMANAPYDIREFVRQRESEKGQLSIPSKPRVGLLSHTVVPSPTIQWILPAHLRSQRHNDVVFVGDRHIQIREAVSGIHLEDVTSKSDFDAQIMAAKVINVGTELPWETQMKQGAGHLATDESQDDLPPQVLVMSLASRELVFLYYSIAGEGQFVSYRRPLPNDVNLFEQFGRNVAVEPRSRAIAVSASCDYFGIFMLKEPRILQSQMTNHQLDPILKERFFRVDGDILFMEFLYPKSEGENKIILLLLVAQNQITHAICYEWDANIPLRNAPPRVTRRLLPFEDRLPTMVIPLTKTSSFMLVTPSSMAVYKNRLDPRRQPSRYPLPICDKQAQRSPLWTRWARPLRNWIYNQKHDDIYLCREDGRIFYLEIGNEGEIENQTFLGLLDCDVDAAFDTLDIGHEGGDLLLAAGNMGDGGLFVQKARDHPRCVQKFMNWTPVTDSVVVKSTAHDSLAAEVACDRLFVSSASTFGKGAVSELRYGIEAQIGLAVALEGLSSTRDIWTMADNVNGGVCILTTDPISSLLIYLPADFGEEICAIDEEESGLDFSCQTLAAGCTQFGAIVQITEKAVHLGAVAESPGVRHGYDPAESVATAAINESAGLVANAVRSHKGTQLHIIRINSTGSQHQLSDIGARIYVNHEPISMSIERLGFSCFAFIGTGSGKLLIYRVVEETITFLIDIDINVEGSVDISKAIESLAIISIATGDSSEKAILFCGLRSGILVSLAVTVDNDNINSPISMQQGIPQRLGHTSVKVQSKGNAALLTCGEGFWQVSRVEDGDLPEYTLQRVWITDQNNPAYYPKSIYGFTTSNVVNPNMDDAFNSLFCVADEQLFICTLDREARTVPRRINLPGSANKLAYSKHLKSLIVSYTQTELDTSLDPVRRSTRPMLEFIDPDFQDSAISLPGTEDGPQLWRPQGAAGEKITCILEWTPRKGDEEYHLIVIGTARKNQQERGRVIFLQTSRDASNASQIECSVKYVHKFEGPVYAIAPYGPFTLMVSSGNEIIPLEPKFSRTRWGRAARYSTVSPAISISAHEPYVYLSTARESLMVLKASDDKLSMYAYDRHRHDGLSHVHIGGPLNLTVASSRGGTVSVLTERGVTETDKMMPHSLCEAHLPLSVMKLSLGSKLSPLNSSSRVLYGSTINGTTYRFLTLGEKDWRLLRLLQNMCEKDPRICPFKPKRKRLRNPVESESIESSPSQMHVDGDILSRLVAHGAGYLHRMLVSGDLYDPSSHDTGTIQATMERFSVLSEDVLGRSTNQVEAVMKWLRNMLHMQF, encoded by the exons ATGGCATCCCATCAAGATACAGATATCTTCATGGCCAATGCCCCATATGATATCAGGGAGTTTGTCAGACAACGGGAGTCCGAGAAGGGGCAGCTTTCCATTCCCTCCAAGCCAAGGGTTGGGCTGCTTTCGCATACAGTAGTGCCTAGTCCAACCATTCAATGGATACTACCAGCACATCTGAGGAGTCAGCGACACAATGATGTGGTCTTCGTCGGTGATCGTCACATACAAATTCGAGAAGCCGTTTCGGGGATCCATTTGGAAGATGTCACTTCGAAATCCGACTTCGATGCCCAGATTATGGCCGCAAAGGTGATCAACGTGGGCACGGAATTGCCATGGGAAACTCAGATGAAACAGGGTGCCGGTCATTTAGCAACAGATGAATCTCAGGATGATTTGCCTCCTCAGGTTTTGGTCATGAGTCTAGCCTCGAGAGAGCTGGTTTTCCTTTATTATTCGATAGCTGGCGAGGGCCAATTTGTCAGTTATCGACGGCCTTTGCCCAACGATGTCAATTTGTTCGAGCAGTTTGGGCGAAATGTCGCCGTGGAGCCACG GTCTCGCGCAATAGCAGTCAGCGCATCGTGTGATTACTTTGGCATCTTCATGCTCAAAGAACCACGAATCCTCCAGTCCCAGATGACAAACCATCAGCTGGATCCAATACTAAAG GAACGGTTCTTCCGTGTCGACGGCGACATACTATTTATGGAATTCCTCTATCCCAAATCAGAAGGTGAGAACAAGATCATTCTACTGCTCCTAGTTGCCCAAAATCAGATTACCCATGCCATCTGCTACGAGTGGGATGCGAATATTCCTCTGCGAAATGCTCCACCACGGGTTACACGGAGGTTACTACCGTTTGAGGACAGACTGCCAACCATGGTCATCCCATTGACCAAAACGTCGTCGTTTATGCTCGTGACCCCTAGCTCAATGGCAGTCTACAAGAACAGGTTGGATCCTCGCAGGCAACCCAGCCGGTACCCATTGCCTATCTGTGATAAGCAAGCGCAACGGTCACCGCTCTGGACTCGATGGGCGAGACCTCTGCGCAACTGGATTTACAATCAGAAGCATGACGACATCTACCTGTGCCGTGAAGATGGCAGGATCTTCTACCTTGAAATCGGAAACGAGGGTGAAATCGAGAACCAAACCTTCCTTGGACTACTTGACTGCGACGTGGACGCGGCTTTCGATACGCTTGATATTGGGCACGAGGGTGGTGATCTTCTGCTAGCTGCAGGGAATATGGGCGACGGTGGATTATTTGTGCAAAAAGCGCGTGACCATCCGCGATGTGTCCAGAAGTTCATGAACTGGACCCCGGTGACAGATTCTGTGGTCGTCAAGTCCACAGCCCATGATTCCTTGGCGGCAGAAGTTGCCTGTGACCGATTGTTTGTAAGCTCTGCATCTACCTTTGGGAAAGGTGCAGTCTCTGAGCTTCGATATGGAATTGAGGCGCAGATTGGCCTGGCAGTGGCACTGGAGGGGCTATCCAGCACAAGAGACATATGGACCATGGCAGATAACGTAAATGGGGGAGTTTGCATTCTAACCACTGATCCTATTTCATCACTTCTTATCTATCTTCCCGCTGATTTCGGTGAGGAGATTTGCGCCATCGACGAGGAAGAATCAGGCCTAGACTTCTCATGCCAAACTTTGGCGGCAGGTTGCACTCAGTTTGGTGCAATTGTTCAAATAACTGAAAAAGCGGTGCATCTCGGGGCTGTTGCTGAATCTCCAGGTGTCCGCCATGGCTATGACCCTGCTGAAAGTGTTGCAACTGCAGCTATCAATGAATCGGCTGGGCTGGTTGCGAACGCTGTTCGTTCACATAAGGGGACACAACTTCACATTATCCGGATAAATTCGACGGGTAGCCAACACCAGCTGTCTGACATTGGTGCACGGATTTATGTCAATCATGAGCCTATTTCCATGTCCATTGAGCGCCTTGGCTTTTCTTGCTTTGCCTTCATAGGGACAGGTAGCGGAAAATTGCTGATCTACCGCGTTGTAGAGGAAACAATTACCTTCTTAATTGATATCGATATCAACGTGGAAGGGAGTGTCGACATTTCAAAGGCTATTGAGAGCCTCGCGATCATAAGCATTGCCACAGGTGATTCGTCAGAAAAGGCTATTCTATTCTGCGGTCTGCGAAGTGGAATTCTGGTCTCTTTGGCGGTGACCGTCGACAATGACAATATTAACTCGCCTATCA GCATGCAGCAAGGCATTCCACAACGGCTGGGGCACACCTCCGTCAAGGTACAGAGCAAGGGAAATGCTGCATTATTGACATGTGGAGAGGGCTTCTGGCAGGTCTCACGTGTTGAAGATGGAGACCTACCTGAGTACACTCTACAACGAGTTTGGATCACTGACCAAAACAAC CCCGCGTACTACCCGAAGAGCATCTACGGATTTACGACTAGCAATGTGGTCAATCCGAATATGGACGATGCCTTCAATTCACTTTTCTGCGTTGCAGATGAGCAATTGTTTATCTGTACACTGGACCGCGAGGCGAGGACAGTCCCACGACGAATTAATCTACCTGGAAGTGCCAACAAGCTGGCTTATTCAAAACACCTGAAGAGTCTTATTGTATCCTATACCCAGACTGAACTCGATACAAGCTTGGATCCTGTCAGACGTTCTACGCGTCCGATGCTTGAGTTTATTGACCCAGACTTTCAGGACTCAGCAATCAGCTTGCCTGGTACTGAAGATGGACCCCAATTATGGAGACCACAAGGAGCGGCTGGTGAGAAAATCACTTGTATTCTGGAGTGGACGCCTCGAAAAGGAGATGAAGAATACCATCTCATCGTTATCGGGACGGCCCGCAAGAATCAGCAGGAACGAGGCCGGGTCATCTTCCTGCAGACATCCCGGGATGCGTCCAATGCATCCCAGATCGAATGTTCTGTCAAATACGTACATAAGTTCGAGGGACCAGTATATGCCATTGCACCCTATGGTCCATTTACGTTAATGGTCTCGTCTGGTAATGAGATTATTCCATTGGAGCCCAAGTTCTCCCGAACACGATGGGGTCGAGCCGCAAGGTACTCAACAGTATCGCCGGCGATCTCTATATCAGCACACGAGCCATATGTGTACTTGTCGACAGCAAGAGAATCGCTTATGGTGCTCAAGGCCTCTGACGATAAATTGAGTATGTATGCGTACGACCGTCACCGACATGATGGGTTATCTCATGTTCACATTGGTGGGCCATTGAACCTCACCGTTGCCAGTAGCAGGGGCGGCACTGTCAGCGTGTTAACAGAGAGAGGAGTCACAGAAACAGACAAGATGATGCCACATTCTCTATGCGAGGCCCATCTTCCACTGTCCGTGATGAAACTAAGCCTTGGTTCCAAGCTGTCTCCTCTGAACTCTTCTTCGCGAGTACTCTACGGAAGCACAATCAACGGCaccacataccgattctTGACTCTGGGGGAGAAAGACTGGCGACTCCTCCGTCTATTGCAGAACATGTGCGAGAAAGACCCTCGCATCTGTCCCTTCAAGCCAAAACGCAAGCGTCTACGCAATCCCGTGGAAAGCGAGTCTATCGagtcttctccttctcagaTGCATGTTGACGGTGACATTTTGAGTCGCTTGGTGGCCCACGGCGCTGGTTATCTGCATAGAATGCTGGTCTCTGGGGATCTCTACGATCCTTCTTCACACGATACCGGTACAATACAGGCTACTATGGAGCGGTTTTCTGTGTTGTCGGAGGATGTTCTGGGAAGGTCGACGAACCAGGTCGAGGCGGTTATGAAGTGGTTGAGGAATATGCTTCATATGCAATTCTAG
- a CDS encoding Yip1 family protein (COG:S;~EggNog:ENOG410PKFD;~InterPro:IPR039765,IPR006977;~PFAM:PF04893;~TransMembrane:5 (i120-140o160-179i191-209o215-236i248-271o);~go_component: GO:0005794 - Golgi apparatus [Evidence IEA];~go_component: GO:0016020 - membrane [Evidence IEA];~go_function: GO:0017137 - Rab GTPase binding [Evidence IEA];~go_process: GO:0016192 - vesicle-mediated transport [Evidence IEA]) produces the protein MANRGYDVVVDVDAEGDLGHTDLQDDLEFHPSNFESDQRNAKAQQDSAPFLGGAGPSHGRGRDRSPGGSASKHRWWSLHYYAQFFDVDTNEVLRRCVAAVYPRTNFLDVLEGNADLYGPFWIATTVVVILFLTGTISQWLSNNDDQHFEYDFTLLSGAAGLIYGYTGVVPIALWGALRWFGSSTADLIECWALYGYSNLIWIAVALVSWSPLTALNWALVGVGFGWTVFFLLRNLWPVLSATDAKASRILLVLVILLHAGLAIAIKILFFAHGSPVSKKNKHDDDDHGDDKRRMFMM, from the exons ATGGCGAATCGGGGATACGATGTtgttgtggatgtggatgcaGAG GGCGACCTCGGGCATACCGATCTCCAAGATGACCTTGAATTCCATCCGTCCA ACTTTGAAAGCGACCAACGCAACGCAAAAGCGCAACAAGACTCTGCACCATTCCTCGGCGGAGCAGGCCCCTCGCACGGCCGCGGCCGCGACAGGTCCCCCGGTGGCAGCGCCTCCAAGCACCGCTGGTGGTCGCTGCACTACTACGCACAATTCTTCGACGTCGACACGAACGAGGTCCTCCGCCGCTGCGTCGCTGCAGTTTACCCGCGCACCAACTTCCTCGACGTCCTAGAAGGCAACGCAGACCTGTATGGACCGTTCTGGATCGCTACGACGGTAGTTGTGATTCTCTTCCTAACGGGTACGATCTCGCAATGGCTCTCGAATAACGACGACCAGCATTTCGAGTACGATTTTACGCTTCTGTCGGGCGCGGCCGGTTTGATCTATGGGTATACGGGTGTTGTGCCTATTGCGCTGTGGGGTGCGCTGCGCTGGTTCGGTAGCTCCACTGCGGATTTGATCGAGTGCTGGGCTTTGTATGGATACTCGAATTTGATTTGGATTGCTGTTGCGCTGGTCAGTTGGAGTCCGTTGACGGCGCTGAACTGGGCTCTTGTGGGGGTTGGGTTTGGTTGGACGGTGTTCTTCTTGCTGCGCAACTTGTGGCCCGTCCTAAGTGCTACAGATGCCAAGGCGAGCAGGATTCTGCTGGTTTTGGTTATTCTGCTACATGCGGGTTTGGCGATTGCTATCAAGATCCTCTTCTTTGC CCATGGAAGCCCCGTCtccaagaagaacaagcacgacgatgatgaccaTGGTGACGACAAGAGGCGGATGTTTATGATGTAG